A section of the Styela clava chromosome 9, kaStyClav1.hap1.2, whole genome shotgun sequence genome encodes:
- the LOC144427289 gene encoding kelch-like protein 25: protein MFAHDTKEKQSGICEMKEVDAFCVKKCVDYMYSCEIAAPFEKLGDLLHVATLLQLDEVCGGIVELLETNLSPESVFGTRKISKMFNQTNLEEICNQFILDKFEEISKVNDFGFLGKKEVVNMIKSEKLKVLEDVKLNAVFNWIKFDSKSRKMFADNLIGLVDLSKLSLGYRRHVIANEDIVRKNADRQFKFSMSVMDSMNIAPSSVVESTTKEGIAIFDKNSGFLQCYNPENNSWVQMQEMNKDMRKKYSGFSSVTVDDSIYVLMHNKAVYGLKYNDEDATWEKMADMLENHGYSPPAVVLNDNIYVIGSSDLSLYNDITAVEKYDPNSNIWTRLNNTSHILKAPGLTVFQNKIYCSSGMSDMLSGEVYQFDPEADIWKTLYSELYNLYLDVALVTVGGNIYFLGGLHDFIDGLPDCESNNTFQRFDPISTHWHDLSPMLNDRHSFHAHAIQGFIYAVGGCCSRDDLERYNIAKDEWEVIKIPDGMKFIIQDSPNDGEESSNPLAHNHPCMGFEPAYPRRVIRDAVASVFLTLSPLSHTAAPFNEPLYKVLTYNK, encoded by the exons ATGTTCGCGCATGACACAAAGGAAAAACAATCAGGAATATGTGAAATGAAGGAAGTTGATGcgttttgtgttaaaaaatgtgTTGACTACATGTACAGCTGTGAAATTGCGGCTCCATTCGAAAAACTTGGTGATTTATTGCATGTTGCCACATTATTGCAACTTGATGAAGTTTGTGGCGGAATTGTGGAACTTCTTGAAACAAATCTGAGTCCAGAATCAGTATTCGGAACCAGAAAAATTTCCAAAATGTTCAATCAGACAAATCTTGAGGAAATATGCAACCAATTCATTTtggataaatttgaagaaatctCAAAGGTCAATGATTTTGGTTTTCTTGGaaaaaaggaagttgtgaacATGATAAAATCAGAAAAGTTGAAAGTTTTGGAGGATGTGAAGCTCAATGCTGTATTCAACTGGATTAAATTTGATTCCAAAAGTCGTAAAATGTTTGCAGACAATCTGATTGGATTGGTTGATTTATCCAAATTATCTCTTGGGTATCGGAGACACGTCATCGCTAATGAAGACATTGTCAGAAAAAATGCTGATCGTCAGTTCAAATTCAGCATGTCTGTAATGGACTCCATGAATATTGCGCCATCGAGTGTTGTTGAAAGTACGACCAAAGAAGGCATTGCCATTTTCGATAAAAATTCTGGCTTCTTGCAGTGTTATAATCCTGAAAACAACTCATGGGTGCAAATGCAAGAGATGAACAAAGACATGAGGAAAAAATATTCAGGTTTTTCATCTGTTACTGTTGATGACTCTATTTATGTTCTGATGCATAACAAGGCTGTTTACGGGCTCAAATATAATGATGAAGATGCCACCTGGGAGAAAATGGCTGATATGCTTGAAAATCATGGATATTCACCCCCAGCTGTTGTTTTGAATGACAACATTTATGTCATCGGGAGTTCTGATCTATCTTTATATAATGATATTACTGCTGTTGAGAAGTATGATCCCAATTCAAACATATGGACAAGACTAAACAATACATCACATATTTTAAAGGCACCTGGATTAACTGTTTTTCAAAACAAGATTTACTGCTCTAGTGGAATGTCTGATATGCTTTCAGGTGAAGTGTATCAGTTTGATCCTGAAGCTGATATTTGGAAAACTCTCTATTCAGAGCTCTATAATCTATATTTAGATGTTGCACTTGTTACAGTGGgtggaaatatttattttcttggTGGACTTCATGATTTTATTGATGGATTGCCTGATTGTGAATCCAACAATACATTTCAACGATTTGATCCAATAAGCACTCACTGGCATGATCTGAGTCCAATGCTTAATGATCGACATTCGTTTCATGCTCACGCAATTCAGGGTTTTATTTATGCAGTCGGAGGATGTTGTAGTCGTGATGATTTAGAGAGATACAACATTGCAAAGGATGAATGGGAGGTGATCAAGATACCGGATGGAATGAAATTCATCATCCAGGATTCa cccaacgacggcgaggagtccagcaatcctctcgcacataaccatccctgcatgggattcgaacctgcgtacccacgcagagtaattagagatgcggtggcgagcgtatttctaacgcttagcccgttgagccacaccgccgcgccatttaATGAGCCATTGTACAAAGTACtgacatataataaataa
- the LOC144427294 gene encoding uncharacterized protein LOC144427294, with the protein MPAGTHCAVPGCSYSYVKSRKAGQSVKTLFSVLRPDLAMTPQERKHREGLSNFLLAMRDSSRGDNIKAMLHKETASICEDHFLGTDILRHGKKSSLKLGAVPCRKIPRSSAVYQEKRRPLPAVREPLPEKIRYRSTRSLVSATSYLSQSMKDKWALYEHRGKFIAEMRKDDYCVPSIRQIRQIGVVLRY; encoded by the exons atGCCAGCTGGAACGCATTGTGCAGTGCCGGGATGCAGCTACTCCTATGTCAAGTCTAGGAAAGCAGGACAGTCTGTAAAAACACTATTTTCAGTTCTTCGGCCCGATCTGGCAATGACTCCTCAGGAAAGGAAACACCGGGAGGGGTTGTCCAATTTTTTATTGGCGATGAGAGACAGTAGCAGAGGAGATAACATCAAGGCTATGCTGCACAAAGAAAC GGCCTCAATATGTGAAGACCATTTCCTGGGAACCGATATACTTCGGCATGGGAAAAAAAGCTCTTTGAAACTCGGAGCAGTTCCATGCAGAAAAATTCCCAGGAGTTCAGCTGTGTACCAGGAAAAAAGAAGACCTCTTCCAGCTGTGCGTGAACCACTGCCGGAAAAAATTCGATATCGATCTACTAGGAGTTTGGTCAGTGCCACTTCATACTTGTCGCAATCTATGAAAG ATAAGTGGGCTTTGTATGAGCACCGAGGAAAATTTATTGCAGAGATGAGAAAGGATGATTACTGCGTGCCTAGTATAAG ACAAATTAGGCAAATTGGAGTTGTGTTGCGGTATTGA
- the LOC144427211 gene encoding kelch-like protein 12 yields MYPPATQRICAAFGTSKLKMELEIKCDKNNRIWRVFQRLDRLRKDKDRCDVLIKVGSDEILAHKNVLSANSDYFDKMFAHDTKEKQSGICEMKEVDAFCVKKCVDYMYSCEIAAPFEKLGDLLHVATLLQLDEVCSGIVELLETNLSPESVLETRKVSKMYNLTNLNEICKQFILDKFEEISKVHDFGFLGKKEFVKMLKSEKLKVSEDVKLNAVFNWIRFDSKSRKKFADDIIGLVDLSKLSLGYRRHVIAHEEIVRKNADRQFKFSMSVMDSMNIAPSSVAENTSKEGIVVFEEKSGHLYSYNPENNSWFQMQEMNEEMTDECFSAVSADDFIYVLMENKAVYRLNYLDEDATWEKMADMLEDHGEYPPAVVLNNIIYVIGCSSSYNDITAVEKYDPNSNIWTRLNNLPHTLNGPGLTVYENKIYCFGGHSSGQLLNIVDQFDSEADVRKIVGDMPVAKSSAAVVTVDGNIYILGGLIDGVDDEEGLEPIKEVQRFDPISNNWQSLNPMLTSRYSFNAFAITGYIYAVGGCDIRDSFEKYNIAEDKWELIEIPERMELEIYDSAVIKLKK; encoded by the coding sequence ATGTATCCGCCCGCTACCCAGCGCATTTGCGCAGCGTTTGGAACATCAAAACTAAAAATGGAGCTTGAGATTAAATGTGATAAGAACAATCGCATATGGCGAGTTTTCCAACGACTCGACAGATTGAGAAAAGATAAAGATCGTTGTGATGTTTTAATTAAAGTTGGATCTGATGAAATCCTGGCTCATAAGAATGTGTTGTCTGCAAACTCGGATTATTTTGATAAGATGTTTGCGCATGACACGAAAGAAAAACAATCAGGAATATGTGAAATGAAAGAAGTTGATgcattttgtgttaaaaaatgtgTTGACTACATGTACAGCTGTGAAATTGCGGCTCCATTCGAAAAACTCGGTGATTTATTGCATGTTGCCACATTATTGCAACTTGATGAAGTTTGTAGTGGAATTGTGGAACTTCTTGAAACAAATCTGAGTCCAGAATCAGTACTTGAAACCAGGAAAGTTTCCAAAATGTACAATCTGACAAATCTTAatgaaatatgcaaacaattcattttggataaatttgaagaaatctCCAAGGTTCATGATTTTGGTTTTCTTGGTAAAAAGGAATTTGTAAAAATgctaaaatcagaaaaattgaaagtttcGGAGGATGTGAAGCTCAATGCTGTATTTAACTGGATTAGATTTGATTCTAAAAGTCGTAAAAAGTTTGCAGACGATATAATTGGATTGGTTGATTTATCCAAACTATCTCTTGGGTATCGAAGACATGTCATCGCCCATGAAGAAATTGTCAGAAAAAATGCTGATCGTCAGTTCAAATTCAGTATGTCCGTTATGGACTCTATGAATATTGCGCCATCGAGTGTTGCTGAAAATACGAGCAAAGAAGGCATTGtcgtttttgaagaaaaatctGGCCACCTTTATAGTTATAATCCTGAAAACAACTCATGGTTTCAAATGCAAGAGATGAATGAAGAAATGACGGATGAATGTTTCTCGGCTGTTTCTGCTGATGactttatttatgttttgatGGAAAACAAGGCTGTTTACAGGCTCAATTATCTTGATGAAGATGCCACCTGGGAGAAAATGGCCGATATGCTTGAAGATCATGGCGAGTATCCTCCAGCTGTTGTTTTGAATAACATTATTTATGTCATCGGGTGTTCTTCTTCATATAATGATATTACTGCTGTTGAGAAGTACGATCCCAATTCAAACATATGGACAAGATTAAACAATTTGCCACACACGTTGAATGGACCAGGATTAACAGTTTATGAAAACAAGATTTATTGTTTTGGTGGCCACTCCTCTGGACAGTTACTAAATATAGTCGATCAGTTCGATTCTGAAGCTGATGTTAGGAAAATAGTTGGTGATATGCCTGTTGCAAAATCAAGTGCTGCTGTTGTTACAGTTGATGGAAACATTTATATCCTTGGTGGACTTATTGATGGTGTCGATGATGAAGAAGGCCTAGAACCCATTAAAGAAGTTCAGCGATTCGATCCAATAAGCAATAACTGGCAATCTTTAAATCCAATGCTTACCAGCCGATATTCATTCAATGCTTTTGCAATTACGGGTTACATTTATGCAGTTGGAGGATGTGACATTCGTGatagttttgaaaaatacaacATTGCAGAGGACAAATGGGAGCTGATTGAGATACCAGAAAGAATGGAATTGGAAATATACGATTCAGCagtaatcaaattaaaaaagtaa